A region of Ornithorhynchus anatinus isolate Pmale09 chromosome 5, mOrnAna1.pri.v4, whole genome shotgun sequence DNA encodes the following proteins:
- the EIF3K gene encoding eukaryotic translation initiation factor 3 subunit K yields the protein MAMFEQMRANVGKLLKGIDRYNPENLATLERYVETQAKENAYDLEANLAVLKLYQFNPAFFQTTVTAQILLKALTNLPHTDFTLCKCMIDQAHQEERPIRQILYLGDLLETCHFQAFWQALDENMDLLDGIAGFEDSVRKFICHVVGITYQHIDRWLLAEMLGDLSDNQLKLWMSKYGWSADEAGQIFICNQEESIKPKNIVEKIDFDSVSSIMASSQ from the exons gtaCAACCCCGAGAATCTGGCCACCCTGGAGCGCTACGTGGAGACCCAGGCCAAGGAGAACGCCTACGACCTGGAGGCCAACCTGGCCGTCCTCAAATT GTACCAGTTCAATCCGGCCTTCTTCCAGACGACGGTCACGGCCCAGATCCTGCTGAAGGCCCTCACCAACCTGCCCCACACCGACTTCACCTTGTGCAAATGCATGATCGACCAGGCGCAC CAAGAGGAGAGGCCCATCCGACAGATCCTCTACCTGGGGGACCTGCTGGAGACTTGCCACTTCCAGGCCTTCTGG CAAGCCCTGGACGAGAACATGGACCTGCTGGACGGGATCGCGGGCTTCGAGGACTCCGTCCGCAAGT TCATCTGCCACGTGGTGGGCATCACCTACCAGCACATCGACCGCTGGCTGCTCGCCGAGATGCTGGGAGACCTCTCGG ACAACCAGCTGAAGCTGTGGATGAGCAAATACGGTTGGAGCGCCGACGAGGCCGGCCAGATCTTCATCTGCAACCAGGAGGAGAGCATCAAGCCCAAGAACATCGTGGAGAAGATCGATTTCGACA gtGTGTCCAGCATCATGGCCTCCTCCCAGTGA